In one window of Pseudoalteromonas xiamenensis DNA:
- a CDS encoding MerR family transcriptional regulator has protein sequence MYRISELAELVGLSRTALLYYEKLELIVAKRRANGYRVYNDEDVQTVRLIQQLQNGGLTLAECKACLKSKLDKEVLNTRYTALKNDIEQKQRSLDLLAGLLGKSDSKSWHTTLAQIAPDAHLNWLKVQGYDEKQALRIRWLSKDMNEHEKYMHDFFSLFETVENWGPGSEDDTRKAFNSLGLKPQRILEIGCGNGNSTLRLAKFSDAHIVAIDNEQSALDRLSAKIALLSLDARISTHCMSMTDLEFADGRFDLIWAEASIYVMGVQNALQQWKRVLNENGCIVFSDLVWLSEQRSDAAQMFWNGEYPDMQNVATRISLIEKAGYQIIESFTLSENAWKQYYVPLEAKLHALKSELNDSQAARDIQKEIDLYKNYLGEFGYQFFIIQKQ, from the coding sequence GTGTATCGTATTTCCGAACTCGCTGAGTTAGTCGGGCTGTCGAGAACAGCGTTGTTGTATTACGAGAAATTAGAACTGATAGTCGCAAAGCGTCGCGCAAATGGCTATCGAGTTTACAATGATGAAGATGTTCAGACAGTTAGACTAATACAACAGTTGCAAAATGGCGGGTTGACCTTGGCTGAATGTAAAGCATGTTTAAAGAGTAAGCTCGATAAAGAGGTGCTAAACACGCGGTATACAGCCCTAAAAAATGACATAGAGCAAAAGCAACGGTCGCTTGATTTACTGGCGGGATTACTGGGTAAATCTGATAGCAAATCGTGGCATACAACGCTTGCCCAAATTGCACCCGATGCGCATCTAAACTGGTTAAAAGTCCAAGGGTATGATGAAAAACAAGCCCTGAGAATTAGATGGTTATCAAAAGACATGAATGAACATGAAAAATATATGCACGACTTTTTCAGCCTATTTGAAACAGTAGAAAATTGGGGACCTGGTAGTGAAGATGACACGAGAAAGGCTTTCAATAGCCTAGGTTTAAAACCTCAACGAATCTTGGAGATCGGTTGTGGAAACGGCAACTCTACCTTGAGATTAGCTAAATTCTCTGACGCCCATATCGTAGCTATCGATAATGAACAGTCAGCGTTAGACCGATTGTCAGCGAAAATAGCGTTGCTCAGTCTTGACGCGAGGATATCGACACATTGCATGAGTATGACTGACCTAGAGTTTGCCGATGGGCGTTTCGACCTTATTTGGGCTGAAGCATCTATTTACGTTATGGGAGTTCAAAATGCGTTGCAACAATGGAAACGTGTCTTGAACGAAAACGGATGTATAGTGTTTAGTGACCTAGTCTGGTTATCTGAGCAAAGGAGCGATGCCGCCCAAATGTTTTGGAACGGTGAATATCCGGATATGCAAAATGTTGCAACTCGAATTTCATTAATAGAGAAAGCGGGCTATCAAATAATAGAATCTTTTACGTTGTCTGAAAATGCTTGGAAACAATATTATGTTCCGCTAGAGGCCAAGCTCCATGCGCTCAAAAGTGAATTAAATGATTCTCAAGCAGCGCGGGATATTCAAAAAGAAATTGATCTCTACAAGAACTACTTAGGGGAATTTGGATATCAGTTCTTCATTATTCAGAAACAATGA
- a CDS encoding substrate-binding periplasmic protein, giving the protein MKWTAIACCMLLLPFLSSAEGEDVYVGGHSIWPPYFISTQSGLSVEIVKAAFNASNKGFEFHPSPFSRAMRELAKGDLDLITALWKTPAREAVYEFSEPYISNQLFFVSSASVPIDYQGLESLSGHHICTILGFGYQSLLDPIKDLKQMTLLELRTCLLQLHKERVEGVIADKHAALYEFKQDPAFSSFSFREPIIADWPVHIAVLKSNPRASQIIESFNQGLRLIQQNGTYDQIVNRYMETR; this is encoded by the coding sequence ATGAAGTGGACAGCAATCGCCTGCTGTATGTTACTTTTACCCTTTTTGTCTTCTGCTGAGGGCGAAGACGTTTATGTTGGCGGCCACAGTATTTGGCCTCCTTATTTTATCTCAACGCAATCCGGCCTGAGTGTTGAAATTGTCAAAGCGGCGTTTAATGCGTCCAACAAAGGCTTTGAATTTCATCCATCTCCTTTTTCGCGTGCCATGAGAGAGCTTGCCAAAGGCGATTTGGATTTAATTACAGCTCTTTGGAAAACCCCCGCACGTGAAGCAGTCTATGAATTTAGTGAACCCTATATTTCTAACCAATTATTTTTTGTCTCTTCCGCTTCCGTACCGATTGATTATCAAGGCTTAGAAAGCCTATCTGGACATCACATTTGTACTATCTTGGGCTTTGGTTATCAAAGTTTGCTCGACCCAATCAAAGACCTAAAACAGATGACGTTGCTTGAGCTACGTACTTGTTTACTGCAATTGCACAAAGAACGTGTCGAAGGTGTCATCGCGGATAAACATGCTGCACTGTATGAATTCAAACAAGATCCCGCATTTAGTTCGTTTTCCTTTCGCGAACCTATCATCGCCGATTGGCCCGTTCATATTGCGGTGCTGAAAAGCAATCCCAGAGCGAGCCAAATTATTGAGTCCTTCAATCAAGGACTGAGACTTATCCAACAAAATGGAACTTATGATCAAATCGTTAATCGCTACATGGAGACACGTTAG
- a CDS encoding sigma-54-dependent transcriptional regulator codes for MEKILIVDDNPAILDALSLLLEIHGFQVVTANNPFDASQIVNYQSISLVIQDMNFTGDTTSGEEGKSLFYQLRGLNPHLPIILITAWTELETAIELVKAGASDYIAKPWDDQKLVTTIHNLIELSKAKQDSDKIARQQSVMQPSKDNANAVGLVYESAQMQRVVDMALQVAASDISVLITGPNGSGKEKIAELIQANSKLADAPFIKVNVGALPSDLIEAELFGAEAGAFTGATKTRIGRFEAANGGTLFLDEMGNLPLSGQAKLLRVLQTGEYERLGSVVTHHTQVRVISATNANLLNDIREGHFREDLYYRLNVIELNLPPLSERPDDILPLVKHFLPNRDFSLEAEQHLKNHTWPGNVRELENACKRVAVLKPHGMIEATDFGLQLNVAAMASTQSTKTEQKEPNKAELEAAMRKYQGVIAKVARHFGLTRQALYRRLQKFEIDY; via the coding sequence ATGGAAAAAATCTTAATAGTTGATGATAACCCTGCGATTTTAGACGCGCTGTCGTTGTTACTCGAAATACATGGTTTTCAGGTTGTCACGGCCAATAATCCCTTTGATGCCTCGCAAATCGTTAATTACCAATCGATTTCGTTAGTCATTCAGGACATGAATTTCACAGGAGACACAACGTCTGGCGAAGAGGGTAAATCGCTCTTTTATCAACTTAGAGGGCTTAATCCACATTTGCCCATCATTTTGATCACCGCTTGGACCGAGCTTGAGACAGCGATTGAGTTAGTTAAAGCAGGGGCATCAGACTACATTGCGAAACCTTGGGATGACCAAAAACTCGTCACCACAATTCATAATCTCATTGAATTAAGTAAAGCAAAGCAAGATTCCGATAAAATCGCACGGCAGCAATCGGTCATGCAGCCAAGTAAAGATAACGCGAACGCGGTCGGATTGGTTTATGAAAGTGCGCAAATGCAGCGTGTTGTTGATATGGCGCTGCAAGTTGCGGCATCAGATATATCGGTGCTTATCACCGGACCTAATGGTTCAGGAAAAGAAAAAATAGCTGAGCTTATTCAAGCAAATTCTAAGTTAGCTGATGCACCGTTTATTAAGGTGAATGTCGGTGCACTCCCAAGCGATTTGATCGAAGCCGAGTTATTTGGTGCAGAAGCAGGTGCCTTTACAGGGGCAACCAAAACGCGGATTGGTCGCTTTGAAGCCGCAAACGGTGGAACGTTGTTTCTAGATGAAATGGGCAATTTGCCGTTGTCTGGGCAAGCGAAGCTATTAAGGGTTTTGCAAACAGGTGAATACGAACGATTAGGGTCTGTGGTGACTCATCACACGCAGGTGAGGGTTATTTCAGCAACCAATGCAAACTTGCTTAACGACATTCGTGAAGGACACTTCCGAGAAGATTTATATTATCGTTTAAATGTGATTGAGTTAAACCTGCCGCCGCTATCAGAGCGACCTGACGATATTTTGCCGTTAGTAAAACACTTTTTACCGAATCGTGATTTCTCTTTAGAAGCCGAACAGCACCTTAAAAATCACACTTGGCCTGGAAACGTCAGAGAACTCGAAAATGCCTGTAAACGCGTAGCCGTACTCAAACCTCATGGGATGATTGAAGCGACTGATTTCGGCTTACAGTTGAATGTTGCAGCAATGGCGTCGACACAAAGTACCAAGACGGAGCAAAAAGAGCCTAACAAAGCGGAGCTTGAAGCTGCAATGCGTAAATACCAAGGTGTTATTGCGAAAGTTGCGCGTCATTTTGGTCTAACTCGTCAAGCGCTTTACCGCCGTTTGCAAAAATTCGAGATAGACTATTGA
- a CDS encoding YbhB/YbcL family Raf kinase inhibitor-like protein has translation MKNVIYTLGFGVCLLSAGSAFADQFSLTSPDIQDGKMMSKTHEFQGFGCTGDNQSPALEWHNAPEGTKSFAVLVHDRDAPTGSGWWHWQVINIPATTLSLPRDAGNINGAKLPKGAMQIESDYGTAAFGGACPPPGHGVHHYTFTVHALSGNLELPATASGALVGYMVNANTIEKASIEALYERK, from the coding sequence ATGAAAAATGTGATTTATACACTGGGTTTCGGTGTTTGCTTACTGAGCGCAGGCTCTGCGTTTGCGGATCAATTTAGTCTCACAAGCCCAGACATTCAAGATGGCAAAATGATGAGTAAGACTCATGAATTTCAGGGGTTTGGCTGTACGGGGGACAATCAATCACCAGCACTTGAGTGGCACAATGCGCCAGAAGGCACAAAATCATTCGCCGTGTTAGTGCATGACCGCGATGCGCCAACAGGTAGTGGCTGGTGGCATTGGCAAGTGATTAACATTCCTGCAACGACCCTGTCGCTACCAAGAGATGCAGGAAATATTAATGGTGCGAAGTTACCAAAAGGTGCCATGCAAATTGAAAGTGACTACGGTACAGCAGCATTCGGTGGAGCTTGTCCACCTCCGGGGCATGGTGTACACCACTATACCTTTACGGTGCATGCTCTGTCTGGAAACTTAGAATTGCCTGCAACCGCATCAGGCGCGCTAGTTGGTTATATGGTTAACGCGAATACCATTGAAAAAGCGTCAATCGAAGCACTTTACGAGCGTAAATAA
- a CDS encoding DoxX family protein, whose amino-acid sequence MNKFNQPALATTILRLSLGVMFLAHGFLKLLVFTPAGTAGFFGSLGLPEFLGPLTMSLELAGGLLLVIGFQVRLVSVLLIPILIGSIVFVHGANGWGFGNAGGGYEYPLFLIMASVVQALLGNGAYAIESRFKSVQVTA is encoded by the coding sequence ATGAATAAATTTAACCAACCAGCTCTAGCAACCACCATTTTGCGATTGTCACTTGGCGTAATGTTTCTCGCTCATGGTTTTCTAAAACTACTCGTTTTTACACCAGCAGGCACAGCAGGATTTTTTGGGTCTCTGGGATTGCCCGAGTTTCTAGGCCCGTTAACGATGTCGCTCGAATTGGCGGGTGGTCTATTGTTGGTCATTGGATTTCAAGTCAGGCTCGTATCGGTATTACTTATTCCTATCTTAATCGGCTCAATTGTTTTTGTGCATGGAGCGAATGGCTGGGGGTTCGGCAATGCTGGTGGTGGTTATGAATATCCGTTATTTTTAATTATGGCCAGTGTCGTTCAAGCATTGCTTGGCAATGGCGCCTATGCAATCGAATCTCGATTTAAATCTGTCCAAGTAACGGCTTAA
- a CDS encoding ABC transporter permease, which translates to MLEIKPIINAMLRSKVGAILLLIQIAITTAIVSNAAFIISDRLTYLKQDTGYHEQALFTFNVMTFGRDVNIDQQIELDEAMLRQIPGVIDASLMQTIPLSGSGSASGFGEKPEPEEGKRVRASYMFGDEHALNTLGVKLSEGRNFSDDEIVVHGSDGKQTAPSVVIASKAFTDEMFPEGNGLGKTIYMEDKPVQIIGIVERMAGAWLRDSKPFNVLIIPLVKTDTIQDFVVRTAPGQRAQVMAQIEDKMQALYDKRVVREIEGFDLLKSKYNAKDTLMLRMLVVLIVVLVLVTALGVFGLTLFNISKRTKQIGTRRALGARKSAIIRYFLVENALISVSGLVIGSVAAYLLGQQLMKVFSLPALPLSFIVFTALSVLAMSLLSVLAPAKRAADISPSIATRSI; encoded by the coding sequence ATGTTAGAAATTAAACCAATTATTAACGCTATGCTTCGCTCAAAAGTGGGTGCCATTTTATTGCTTATTCAAATTGCGATTACCACCGCAATCGTCAGTAACGCCGCATTCATTATTAGCGATAGATTGACCTACTTAAAGCAGGACACGGGATATCATGAGCAAGCGCTGTTCACGTTTAACGTGATGACTTTTGGACGTGATGTCAATATCGACCAGCAGATTGAGCTTGATGAGGCGATGCTTCGTCAAATCCCAGGCGTGATTGATGCCAGTTTGATGCAAACCATTCCGTTGTCAGGTTCAGGCAGCGCCTCTGGATTTGGTGAGAAACCTGAACCAGAAGAAGGAAAACGAGTGCGCGCGAGTTACATGTTTGGTGACGAACATGCGTTAAACACATTGGGTGTTAAGCTCAGTGAGGGACGTAATTTCAGCGATGATGAGATTGTCGTGCATGGCAGCGACGGGAAACAAACAGCGCCATCAGTTGTCATTGCGTCAAAAGCATTTACCGACGAAATGTTTCCTGAAGGCAATGGCCTTGGAAAGACCATTTATATGGAGGATAAACCAGTCCAGATTATTGGTATTGTTGAGCGTATGGCAGGTGCGTGGTTACGTGATTCTAAACCTTTCAACGTCTTAATTATTCCGCTCGTTAAGACGGACACCATTCAAGACTTTGTAGTACGCACTGCTCCGGGTCAGCGTGCTCAAGTGATGGCTCAAATTGAAGACAAAATGCAGGCGTTATATGACAAACGTGTGGTACGCGAAATAGAAGGATTTGATTTACTCAAATCAAAGTACAACGCTAAAGATACGTTAATGCTTCGAATGTTGGTTGTCTTGATTGTCGTACTTGTGCTTGTCACGGCACTGGGAGTCTTTGGTTTAACGCTGTTTAATATCAGCAAACGAACAAAACAAATTGGCACACGTCGCGCATTAGGCGCTCGTAAATCAGCCATTATTCGTTACTTTTTGGTAGAAAATGCCCTGATCAGCGTGAGTGGTTTGGTCATAGGCAGTGTCGCGGCCTATTTGTTGGGACAGCAACTTATGAAGGTGTTCTCGCTCCCCGCACTGCCTCTTAGCTTTATCGTATTTACCGCGTTATCAGTGTTAGCCATGAGCTTGTTGTCGGTACTTGCGCCCGCAAAGCGCGCAGCTGACATTTCACCGAGTATTGCAACACGCAGTATTTAA
- a CDS encoding dioxygenase produces MKASIAPLIYVSHGAPTFALDNTSIAASNLKEQGKALRNVKAIIAMSPHFATSSLTVNTTQQHRIVHDFYGFAKPLYELTYEAAGHPTFAEEIARKISASSLPVTTTSQADMDHGIWIPMRYLLPTSDVPIIQISYPANWTLEQLEILGQCLACLRLEGYAVLMSGGISHNFADLKTSTEPAAYVIRLRETLFDYVKNKDTEGFKQYVRNNPDVKRAHPSFEHFAPFYVAYFAARPEDLVEIFEAPIELHALAMDSITWKFAE; encoded by the coding sequence ATGAAAGCGTCTATTGCGCCACTTATCTATGTCAGTCACGGTGCACCGACCTTTGCGCTAGACAACACATCGATCGCAGCAAGTAACTTAAAAGAGCAAGGCAAAGCGCTTCGCAACGTAAAAGCGATCATTGCCATGTCTCCCCACTTTGCAACATCAAGTTTAACGGTCAACACAACACAGCAGCATCGCATTGTTCATGATTTCTATGGCTTTGCAAAACCGTTGTATGAGTTGACTTATGAAGCGGCAGGTCACCCAACTTTTGCCGAAGAGATAGCACGAAAGATATCCGCATCAAGCTTGCCGGTCACCACCACAAGTCAAGCTGACATGGATCATGGCATTTGGATTCCAATGCGTTACCTTTTACCAACGTCTGACGTTCCTATTATTCAAATTTCCTATCCAGCAAATTGGACGCTTGAACAATTGGAAATACTTGGACAATGTCTGGCGTGCTTACGGTTGGAGGGTTACGCTGTGTTGATGTCGGGCGGAATTAGCCATAATTTCGCCGATCTCAAAACATCGACAGAGCCTGCGGCTTACGTTATCCGTTTGCGGGAAACCTTGTTTGATTATGTAAAGAACAAAGACACAGAGGGGTTTAAGCAATACGTGCGCAATAACCCAGACGTGAAACGTGCTCATCCTAGTTTCGAACATTTCGCGCCTTTTTACGTTGCCTATTTTGCAGCCCGACCGGAAGACCTTGTTGAGATTTTCGAAGCGCCAATAGAATTACATGCGTTAGCGATGGACTCCATTACTTGGAAATTCGCTGAATAA
- a CDS encoding AraC family transcriptional regulator: MAVNQHYALKDLLVRLQKVTASSKPLPFALYTANTEQKLRNLRLINPVLMFVLSGRKEIELQNGVEVVLREGECILLANRQSIVVRNMPDERPYFALIIEFYPSDKPTSYFTNGQTDFIVKPFDETFTLLLGQFVEWANISPPELWENRRQELAKFIQVQGWTEVQSLWREQGLSDQVQRFLQVTIEEPISAHEIAQHFGMSESTLRRRLKDEQTSLQQLKDDVRLGLGLHLLQSTSKPILHIALECGYQSQSRFSERFKEQFGMSPSEVRKNELTGKGESLMVNGK, translated from the coding sequence ATGGCGGTCAACCAGCATTACGCGTTAAAGGATTTATTAGTTCGCCTTCAAAAGGTAACGGCGTCATCAAAGCCTTTGCCTTTTGCGTTATACACGGCAAATACAGAGCAAAAATTACGAAATCTGCGTCTTATCAACCCTGTGTTGATGTTTGTATTAAGTGGTCGAAAAGAGATTGAATTACAAAATGGCGTGGAAGTGGTTTTACGTGAAGGCGAATGTATTTTGCTTGCTAATCGCCAATCCATTGTGGTTCGTAACATGCCAGATGAACGTCCATATTTTGCATTAATCATTGAGTTTTACCCGTCGGATAAACCAACCTCCTATTTCACCAATGGACAAACGGATTTTATAGTCAAACCATTTGATGAAACGTTTACGCTACTTCTAGGTCAGTTTGTGGAATGGGCTAATATCTCGCCGCCTGAACTTTGGGAAAACCGTCGTCAAGAACTGGCGAAATTTATCCAAGTGCAAGGATGGACTGAAGTACAATCACTTTGGCGTGAGCAAGGATTGAGTGATCAAGTGCAGCGCTTTTTGCAAGTGACAATAGAAGAACCCATTTCTGCTCACGAAATTGCTCAACACTTTGGTATGAGTGAGTCAACCTTGCGCAGACGACTCAAAGACGAACAGACCAGTTTGCAACAATTGAAAGACGATGTTCGCTTGGGACTGGGCCTACATCTTCTGCAAAGTACCAGTAAGCCAATTTTACATATTGCATTGGAATGTGGCTATCAATCCCAATCGAGATTCAGTGAACGCTTTAAAGAACAGTTTGGCATGTCGCCGTCAGAGGTTCGCAAAAACGAGTTGACGGGAAAAGGCGAAAGTTTGATGGTAAATGGCAAATAA
- a CDS encoding LysR family transcriptional regulator has protein sequence MDKLNLMSCFIALVEEGSFTKAASRLGRSKALVSTHVKTLEEQLQVRLLNRSTRHIRFTEDGRVYYEEAKRLLEGIIQLEHNLLVDSKGMAGRLRISVPTTYGEQCLVPFLSQMKITYPQLHIDCVFQDRVVDLVLEGFDLCVRVGRLSDSTLIAKHVGEIKLQVSASPAFLEQYGPIHSIDVLSQLPCIGDSNGKLDGKWQLNGVKFNINETLRVNSASAATQFAALGLGVCFCPDFALRPYIENGQLVTLPFEEIHMPVHVVYPHRSHSHGKITTFTADLKRYLSEKSNVSPCSD, from the coding sequence ATGGATAAGTTGAATTTAATGAGCTGCTTTATTGCATTGGTTGAAGAGGGCTCTTTTACTAAGGCGGCCAGTCGCTTGGGGCGCTCGAAAGCATTGGTTAGTACGCACGTCAAAACACTGGAAGAACAGCTTCAAGTGCGTTTGTTAAACCGCTCTACGCGTCATATCCGCTTTACTGAGGATGGCCGTGTATATTACGAAGAAGCGAAGCGTTTACTAGAAGGCATTATACAGCTGGAACACAATTTACTTGTCGACTCCAAAGGGATGGCCGGGCGGCTCCGTATTAGCGTGCCGACAACCTATGGTGAGCAATGCCTTGTGCCATTTCTTTCCCAAATGAAAATCACCTATCCACAATTACACATTGATTGTGTATTCCAAGACAGGGTTGTCGATCTGGTGTTGGAAGGATTTGATCTCTGCGTCCGAGTTGGCCGACTTTCTGACTCAACGTTAATCGCAAAACACGTCGGCGAAATTAAACTTCAAGTCAGCGCATCGCCAGCTTTCCTTGAACAATATGGACCAATCCACTCAATTGATGTTCTCAGTCAATTGCCGTGCATCGGTGACAGCAATGGAAAGTTAGATGGTAAATGGCAGCTAAATGGCGTTAAGTTTAACATTAACGAGACGCTTCGCGTGAACAGTGCAAGTGCCGCGACGCAATTTGCAGCGTTAGGCTTGGGAGTTTGTTTTTGTCCTGACTTTGCCCTCAGACCGTACATTGAAAACGGGCAGTTGGTTACATTACCCTTCGAAGAAATTCACATGCCTGTGCATGTTGTGTATCCACATCGAAGTCACTCGCATGGCAAAATCACAACGTTTACCGCAGATTTAAAACGGTATTTAAGTGAGAAATCTAACGTGTCTCCATGTAGCGATTAA
- a CDS encoding methionine synthase yields MKPLLPTSTAGSLPKPAWLAEPETLWSPWKLEGNELVSGKQDALRISLQEQQQAGVDIVSDGEQTRQHFVTTFIEHLSGVDFENRKTVTIRNRYEASVPTVVGPVSRQKPVFVEDAKFLRQQTNKPIKWALPGPMTMIDTLYDAHYQSREKLAWEFAKILNQEAKELEAAGVDIIQFDEPAFNVFFDDVNDWGIACLERAIEGLQCETAVHICYGYGIKANTDWKKTLGTEWRQYEAVFPKLQKSNIDIISLECHNSHVPVELLELIRGKKVMVGAIDVANNHIETPEEVAQTLRHALQYVDADKLYPCTNCGMAPLPRDVARGKLHALQAGTEIVRKELAKNDC; encoded by the coding sequence ATGAAACCACTTTTACCCACCTCAACCGCAGGTAGCCTACCGAAACCCGCTTGGTTGGCAGAGCCAGAAACACTTTGGTCGCCATGGAAACTAGAAGGTAACGAACTCGTTTCAGGTAAACAAGATGCACTGCGCATTTCACTTCAAGAGCAGCAACAAGCGGGTGTTGATATTGTTAGTGATGGTGAACAAACTCGGCAGCATTTCGTCACCACATTCATAGAGCACTTAAGTGGTGTGGATTTTGAAAATCGCAAAACTGTGACGATCCGTAATCGTTACGAAGCCAGCGTACCCACTGTCGTAGGCCCTGTTTCTAGGCAAAAGCCGGTGTTTGTAGAAGACGCAAAGTTTTTGCGCCAGCAAACAAATAAACCCATAAAATGGGCATTGCCTGGCCCAATGACGATGATTGATACGTTGTATGATGCCCACTATCAAAGCCGCGAAAAATTGGCTTGGGAATTTGCCAAAATACTTAATCAAGAAGCAAAAGAGTTGGAAGCCGCAGGGGTCGATATCATTCAATTTGACGAACCCGCCTTTAATGTATTTTTTGATGACGTGAACGATTGGGGAATCGCCTGTTTAGAACGGGCTATCGAAGGACTACAATGTGAGACTGCTGTACACATTTGTTATGGCTATGGTATCAAAGCGAACACTGACTGGAAAAAAACGCTTGGTACTGAATGGAGACAGTACGAAGCCGTTTTTCCCAAATTGCAAAAATCGAACATCGACATTATTTCTTTAGAGTGCCACAACTCACATGTACCTGTTGAACTGCTTGAGCTGATCCGGGGTAAAAAAGTCATGGTTGGAGCGATTGACGTTGCAAACAACCACATTGAAACACCCGAAGAAGTGGCGCAAACACTTAGACACGCACTGCAATATGTCGATGCAGACAAACTCTATCCATGCACTAACTGTGGCATGGCACCGCTACCTCGTGACGTAGCCAGAGGGAAACTTCATGCGCTTCAAGCTGGTACGGAAATTGTGCGCAAAGAGTTAGCAAAAAATGATTGTTAA
- a CDS encoding sulfite exporter TauE/SafE family protein gives MSELMLLIFYCALLGSGVGFLAGLLGIGGGLVIVPILSSILLHFNVLPIEHIVITAIATSLASILFTSTSSALAHHKNGNVPWDIALWIMVGVALGALLSGFMAAWLPEKAVRMVFAVSVTLIALKMMFAGKNQDQKPRNLPDKSILTLLTSLTGGLSAMIGIGGGAVLVPLLTFFSLDMKKAIGCASACGIVIALFGSIGYITSGSDLLALQDGFAGFVYLPALIGIVCTSWFTAPLGAKATHYLPVSTIKKIFAVLLLVVAIKMLLV, from the coding sequence ATGAGTGAATTGATGCTATTAATTTTTTACTGTGCATTGCTTGGTAGTGGGGTGGGGTTTCTCGCGGGTTTGTTAGGGATTGGAGGTGGGCTTGTGATTGTGCCTATCCTTAGTAGTATTCTTCTGCATTTCAATGTACTGCCAATCGAACACATTGTTATTACAGCGATTGCGACATCACTTGCATCGATTCTGTTCACCTCAACCTCCTCTGCGCTTGCTCATCACAAAAATGGTAATGTCCCTTGGGATATTGCCCTATGGATCATGGTTGGCGTGGCTTTAGGGGCGCTGTTAAGTGGTTTTATGGCCGCATGGTTGCCCGAGAAAGCGGTTCGCATGGTGTTTGCGGTCAGTGTGACACTGATAGCATTGAAAATGATGTTCGCCGGCAAAAACCAAGATCAGAAACCGCGTAATTTACCAGACAAAAGCATACTCACATTGCTCACGTCACTTACTGGTGGACTATCCGCAATGATAGGTATCGGTGGAGGAGCTGTACTCGTGCCATTACTCACCTTCTTTTCACTTGATATGAAAAAAGCAATTGGATGTGCTTCTGCCTGCGGTATCGTGATCGCCCTATTTGGTTCTATAGGTTACATCACCTCAGGCAGTGATCTCTTAGCGTTGCAAGATGGCTTTGCGGGTTTTGTTTACCTTCCTGCACTCATTGGGATTGTGTGCACATCTTGGTTTACAGCACCGCTCGGTGCGAAAGCCACACATTATTTGCCTGTTTCCACGATTAAAAAAATCTTCGCGGTATTGCTGCTTGTGGTGGCTATAAAAATGTTACTGGTATAG
- a CDS encoding energy transducer TonB — protein MKTTLLIAPILLTMTACNTINSKKVALDYIDLSKQEQQNQLEQYWTLKKNIPPVYPVSAAANGKSGCVDVVFGINPEGKMEGYSIRSSYPKGVFDDAAVIAVSKWRWDPTQDNVAKKPVLTSVRLDFMLLKDANDAQFLANCPMAHS, from the coding sequence ATGAAAACAACACTGTTAATAGCGCCAATCTTATTGACAATGACGGCATGTAACACGATAAATTCCAAAAAAGTGGCGCTTGATTACATCGATTTGTCAAAACAAGAACAGCAAAACCAACTTGAGCAGTATTGGACGCTTAAGAAAAACATACCGCCAGTGTATCCTGTATCGGCTGCAGCAAATGGTAAATCGGGTTGTGTCGATGTAGTATTTGGCATCAACCCAGAAGGAAAAATGGAAGGTTACTCAATTCGTTCTTCGTATCCGAAAGGCGTCTTTGATGACGCCGCGGTCATCGCTGTGAGTAAGTGGCGCTGGGATCCAACTCAAGATAACGTCGCTAAAAAGCCCGTATTAACCTCCGTTCGTTTAGACTTCATGCTTTTGAAGGACGCAAACGATGCTCAGTTTTTGGCAAACTGCCCAATGGCACATTCTTAA